The genomic stretch GGCAGAAATACCATCGCCACCGCGTAACGACCCGCCACGGGCAGGCTGAAACCCAGCGCGCGACTCTCGCGGCGCAGAAAGGCGTCGGGCAGCTGGAGCAAAATTCCGGCGCCGTCACCGGTGCGCGGATCGCATCCACAAGCGCCGCGATGGGTAAGGTTGTCGAGCACCTGCAAGCCCATGCGGACAATGTCGTGAGAGGCCTGGCCGGCCAAGTTAGCCACGAAGCCCACGCCGCAGGCCTCGCGCTCAAAGTCGGGGTTATACAACCCTTGGCGCTCGGGAAGAGAGGCAAATTGATGCATCGTCACGCTCGCTTGGGTGGCAGTCCCACGCGCGGGCCCGGGTGGCGCGGACGGCGGCTGCTGCCACCCTCGCCGCCCTCGCTGAGCGGCAACGCCACAGTGACCCGTTCGGTGTGCGTCGACAGCACCACCATGGTTTCGGTTCTCGAGACCCCCTCGATAAAACGAATCGTGCTGATCAAGCTTTCAAGCGCGGCGGTATCGTCGGTCTTGACCTTGAGCAACAGACTGTGCTCGCCAGTGACGTGATGGCATTCCAAAACATCGTCCATCTCCGCCACCGTGGTCTCGAACCGGCCGATCAGTTTGGGATGACTGATCGACACCCCGATGAACGCAGTAACATCCTTCCCCAACCGCCGGGCATCCACCGTGGCGTGATAGCCGGTGATGATGCCACTGTCCTCCAGCTTCTTGATGCGCTCGATAACCGAGGGCGCCGACAAACCGACCTGCTCACCTAGCTTGGCCAATGGGGTTTTGCAATGTTCCTGGAGCATGGACAGAATCTGCAAATCGATTGCGTCCAGCTCAGCATTTAAGCCTAATTTCATAAGCAAAACCGCGATAGGGGCCGTAAAAATAAATCAGTCTTGCGCGTTTGTGTCAAGGAAAGTTAGGCAAAAGGCGCCGCCGATTGAAAAAAAACCGGTGCCGACCGCCTCTAGCCTAAAATTTCCCGGCCCGCCAATCTCGCGCAGGTCGGAAACCCGGCCGTTTCAGCCGTTGACGAACAGAATCGAGCCGGCGGCGGTGACCGAAACCGGCCCATAATAGGAACGATAGAACCGGGTGGCCTGCTCCAGGGCCCCGCGCATGATAAGCCACATGATAAGCTCGACCCCTTCCGCACCCGCCTCTTCCATCAGCTCGCGCCGCGACAGCTTGGCCAAAGCGGCGGGATCACGCTCTAATTGCTCGAGAAAAAAGTTGTCAAAACGGGGATTGGTGTGACCACCGCGCGCGCCATGGAGCTGATGGGACATGCCTCCGGTGCCCACAATTACAACCTTGTAATCCTGAGCAAACGATGCGACCGCGCGCCCCAACGCTTGACCCAGTTTAAGGCAGCGTGCAGCGGTGGGAATAGGATGGAGCAAAACGTTGACTTGCAGCGGGACGATCCGAACCGGCCAGCTCTGGGGGCTGCCCCACAGCAGGTTCATAGGCACCAGCAGGCCGTGATCGACGCGCAACTCCTGGCATAGGGTCAGGTCGAACTCCTGCTCGATCAAGCTCTCGGCCAGATGCCAGGACAGATCAGGATCGCCCGGCAGCGCGGGCAGTGGGCGTACGCCCCAACCTTCGTCGGCGGGCGGATAGTGGTCGGCTAGCCCCAGGGCGAAGGTAGGCATTTTGTCCAGGAAAAAATCGGCGCCATGATCGTTGTAGACCACGATGGCGACCTCGGGACGCTGTTCGGCCAGCCATCGGCGCATCGGCTGATAAGAATCGAAAAACGGCTTCCACTGCGCGCTATCCTGCAGCCCGCGATCGACGATCGCCCCCACCAGGGGAATATGCGAGGTTCCGATCCCGCCGATTATCCGCGCCATGTCTGGTCTCGCCCCATGATTTCCCGCATCAAGGTCTCCTGGTCAACCCCGCGCTGGCGCGCCACCAGCTCCGACATCGGGATCGGCTTGACCGCCGCCGTCAGCTTGTAGATGTAATAAATGTTGCCCCCCAGCTCGATCAGACGCAGCCA from Candidatus Binataceae bacterium encodes the following:
- a CDS encoding Lrp/AsnC family transcriptional regulator, with the protein product MKLGLNAELDAIDLQILSMLQEHCKTPLAKLGEQVGLSAPSVIERIKKLEDSGIITGYHATVDARRLGKDVTAFIGVSISHPKLIGRFETTVAEMDDVLECHHVTGEHSLLLKVKTDDTAALESLISTIRFIEGVSRTETMVVLSTHTERVTVALPLSEGGEGGSSRRPRHPGPRVGLPPKRA
- a CDS encoding class III extradiol dioxygenase family protein; this translates as MARIIGGIGTSHIPLVGAIVDRGLQDSAQWKPFFDSYQPMRRWLAEQRPEVAIVVYNDHGADFFLDKMPTFALGLADHYPPADEGWGVRPLPALPGDPDLSWHLAESLIEQEFDLTLCQELRVDHGLLVPMNLLWGSPQSWPVRIVPLQVNVLLHPIPTAARCLKLGQALGRAVASFAQDYKVVIVGTGGMSHQLHGARGGHTNPRFDNFFLEQLERDPAALAKLSRRELMEEAGAEGVELIMWLIMRGALEQATRFYRSYYGPVSVTAAGSILFVNG